One genomic segment of Papaver somniferum cultivar HN1 unplaced genomic scaffold, ASM357369v1 unplaced-scaffold_6, whole genome shotgun sequence includes these proteins:
- the LOC113343459 gene encoding uncharacterized protein LOC113343459 encodes MEKSFSPSRSSPGSARLQFGGGGGVSQRLRSSSFKKPPEPLRRAVADCLSSSSSSSSLSSSSSHHVNSSTVASEATRTLRDYIAATSTIDLAYSVIIEHALAERERSPAVVARCVALLKRYLLRYVPSEQTLQLIDQFCVNSILECDSSTTRRVSPWSKSLSQQQSGAPNASTNAFPSSLPASSFASGALIKSLNYIRSLLARHIPKRSFQPAAFSLASTASKQSLPSLSSFLSKSFNTQLSPAAVSVRDSPERKEASIVPVPNSSIVEVVEGKEGADYISIDVLKWRWLGDKQPSSLTADSNGVTRPQEVSTHSFLEVGAAALLVGEMEGQPWRHSGNQDIPDPNQLLQPSTVTTATNFASARSHLRAITAAKRTKPGPNQIWEDSQVNTFRPRSRPLFQYRHYSEQQPLRLNPAEVFEVINAASSEASSLKTNLMTVSSKLSNNSGKPSMDVAVSVLIKLVIDMYVLDSRTAAPLTLSMLEEMLRSPRLASRVRAFDLILNLGVHAHLLEPMLPDDPPTIEEEPAQESHPNNEGTLGVEVKGKTDSSKQDGTVSAVDKFESWILSILHEILLLLVQMEEKEESVWASALSCLLYFICDRGKIWRDKLEGLDIRVIKRLLEISREHSWAELVHGKLICMLTNMFYQVSDEATNAVPGAPTFIAEQVDLLGGIEFICLEYSQANSREEKRNLFLVLLDYVLHQINETCIAIGDSEYSFEEIQPLASMLTLADAAEAFYIAVKHGVEGIGEVLRISISVALSRYPNVERLNVLLEKITRKLDIVMSSFGRLDEEFSDMIRVTKSYKSLESIEDVTLEYGLSMKGKLSWTTLHSLLHSERSAYRQNGYIWLVELLLAEISEERHQSIWSNIRNFLQQIGLAGSREASVGDSEVTLTIWTLRGLLKSKHNFIRRGFLFVIEKLLLRLKLLLDENELQNSGGSEVGDRSHDGDIRLEKANAVIDIMSSALSLVVQINETDRINILKMCDMLFSQLCLRVLSAPAMPLEDLTSLGKVFGSTDSLKHAADTFTPTLQEKKQLVDEFPEETISKTSSGENPSVFWKTASLAALLLRAQAIVPMQLVSRVPTPLLYWPLIQLASAATDDIALGVAVGSKGRGNLPGATSDIRAALLLLLIGKCTNDAAAFQEVGGEEFFRELLDDTDSRVAYYSSAFLLKRMMTEEPEKYQRILQSLIFRAQQSNNEKLLENPYLQIRGIIQLSSDLGTSLSLIEV; translated from the exons ATGGAGAAAAGTTTCAGTCCATCGAGAAGTAGTCCAGGAAGTGCAAGATTGCAGtttggtggtggaggaggagTGTCTCAGAGATTAAGATCTTCATCATTTAAGAAGCCACCTGAACCATTAAGAAGAGCTGTTGCTGattgtttatcttcatcttcttcatcgtcttcattatcttcttcttcgtctcaTCATGTGAACTCTTCAACTGTAGCTTCTGAAGCTACTCGAACTCTAAGG GATTATATTGCAGCCACTTCGACGATTGACTTAGCGTATAGTGTGATCATAGAGCATGCTCTAGCAGAGCGTGAACGCAG TCCTGCAGTTGTTGCACGGTGTGTGGCGCTTTTGAAGAGATATCTATTGCG ATATGTACCCAGTGAACAGACGTTACAGCTAATTGATCAGTTTTGTGTTAATTCAATTTTAGAGTGTGATTCTAGCACAACTAGGAGAGTATCACCTTGGTCAAAATCATTAAGCCAACAACAGTCTGGAGCACCCAATGCATCTACCAATGCTTTTCCTTCATCTTTGCCCGCTTCCAGTTTTGCATCTGGAGCTCTTATTAAATCGTTAAATTATATTCGTTCCTTACTAGCTCGACATATTCCAAAAAGATCATTCCAACCAGCAGCTTTTTCATTGGCCTCTACAGCCTCCAAACAGTCCCTCCCGTCATTATCATCATTCCTGAGTAAATCTTTTAATACCCAATTAAGCCCTGCAGCTGTTTCAGTTAGAGATTCTCCTGAGAGGAAAGAGGCTTCAATAGTACCTGTTCCTAACTCATCAATTGTTGAAGTAGTTGAAGGGAAAGAAGGTGCTGATTACATATCTATTGATGTTCTTAAATGGCGGTGGCTAGGAGATAAACAGCCGTCCTCGCTAACCGCTGACAG TAATGGTGTTACTAGGCCCCAAGAAGTTAGTACACATAGCTTCCTGGAAGTTGGAGCTGCCGCACTTCTCGTAGGAGAGATGGAAGGGCAGCCTTGGAGACATTCTGGCAATCAAGATATACCTGATCCTAATCAACTGTTGCAGCCTTCTACAGTCACAACTGCCACTAATTTTGCCTCTGCTCGATCCCACTTGAGAGCAATAACTGCTGCTAAACGTACAAAGCCAGGACCCAACCAAATTTG GGAGGATTCACAAGTTAATACATTCCGCCCACGCTCTCGGCCCCTTTTCCAGTATCGCCACTACAG TGAGCAACAACCTTTGCGGTTAAATCCTGCTGAAGTGTTTGAGGTTATAAATGCGGCTTCCTCTGAGGCATCTTCACTAAAAACAAATCTTATGACAGTTTCATCAAAATTGAGTAATAACAGTGGAAAGCCTTCGATGGATGTTGCAGTCAGTGTCCTCATCAAACTTGTCATTGACAT gtATGTGCTGGATTCCCGGACTGCTGCTCCTCTCACTCTTTCCATGCTAGAG GAGATGCTCCGTTCCCCAAGACTGGCATCCAGGGTGCGTGCATTTGACTTAATTCTAAACCTTGGAGTTCATGCTCATTTATTGGAGCCTATGTTACCGGATGATCCTCCCACCATCGAAGAAGAGCCTGCTCAAGAATCACACCCTAATAATGAGGGAACCCTAGGTGTCGAAGTCAAAGGAAAGACTGATTCAAGTAAGCAAGATGGAACTGTCTCAGCTGTTGACAAGTTTGAGTCTTGGATATTGAGCATTCTGCatgagattcttcttcttcttgttcag ATGGAAGAAAAGGAAGAATCGGTGTGGGCATCTGCTTTGAGTTGTTTACTTTACTTTATATGCGACAGGGGAAAAATCTGGCGGGACAAATTGGAAGGTCTTGACATCAGG GTGATTAAGAGGCTTTTGGAGATCAGCAGGGAACATTCATGGGCAGAGTTAGTTCATGGAAAACTGATTTGCATGTTGACGAATATGTTTTATCAAGTTTCCGATGAAGCTACAAATGCTGTTCCAGGTGCTCCTACTTTTATAGCTGAACAGGTTGATCTACTTGGTGGAATTGAATTTATTTGCCTTGAG TATTCACAGGCAAACtcgagagaagaaaagagaaatctcttccTTGTGCTTTTAGACTATGTTTTACATCAAATAAATGAAACGTGTATAGCTATTGGAGACTCTGAATACAGCTTTGAGGAGATTCAACCGCTCGCTTCAATGCTTACTCTTGCAGATGCTGCTGAAGCTTTTTACATTGCTGTTAAGCATGGAGTGGAGGGCATAGGAGAGGTGTTGCGAATATCGATTTCCGTAGCCTTGTCTAGATATCCTAACGTTGAACGGTTAAATGTG CTCTTGGAGAAAATTACAAGAAAACTTGATATTGTTATGAGCTCATTTGGTCGTTTAGATGAGGAATTCTCAGACATGATACGCGTCACAAAATCTTACAAATCTTTGGAAAGTATCGAGGATGTAACCCTTGAATATGGGCTAAGTATGAAAGGGAAACTGTCATGGACCACTTTGCATTCTCTTCTGCATTCTGAAAGATCTGCATACCGTCAAAATGGGTATATTTGGTTAGTTGAGTTACTACTCGCAGAGATTAGTGAGGAACGACACCAAAGTATATGGTCAAATATTAGGAATTTTCTGCAGCAAATTGGACTCGCTGGTAGTCGAGAAGCATCAGTTGGTGATTCAGAAGTTACTTTAACCATTTGGACCCTGCGTGGTCTTCTGAAGTCAAAGCACAATTTCATTAGACGAGGTTTTCTTTTTGTCATAGAGAAGCTCCTTTTGCGGTTGAAATTGTTGCTGGACGAGAACGAGCTACAAAATTCAGGCGGTAGTGAAGTTGGCGACCGTTCTCATGATGGTGATATCCGTTTAGAGAAAGCCAATGCAGTGATTGATATAATGAGCAGTGCTTTATCACTGGTAGTTCAGATAAATGAAACCGATCGAATTAATATTTTGAAG ATGTGTGACATGTTATTCTCTCAATTATGCCTAAGAGTTCTTTCTGCTCCTGCAATGCCTCTTGAGGATCTGACGTCACTCGGTAAAGTATTTGGTAGCACGGACAGTCTAAAACATGCCGCAGATACGTTTACCCCTACTCTGCAAGAGAAGAAACAACTTGTGGATGAGTTTCCAGAAGAAACCATTAGTAAAACGAGCTCCGGTGAGAACCCTTCTGTTTTCTGGAAGACGGCATCTTTGGCGGCATTGCTTCTTAGAGCACAGGCTATTGTTCCTATGCAACTTGTTTCACGTGTTCCTACTCCTCTACTTTACTGGCCGTTGATTCAACTTGCCAGTGCAGCAACGGATGATATTGCACTGGGAGTTGCCGTGGGTAGCAAAGGAAGGGGAAACCTACCTGGCGCCACATCAGATATCCGAGCTGCTCTTCTTTTACTTCTTATTGGTAAATGCACTAATGATGCTGCTGCTTTTCAAGAGGTTGGAGGAGAAGAGTTCTTCAG GGAACTATTGGATGATACAGACTCCAGAGTTGCATATTActcttcagctttccttttaaAG AGGATGATGACGGAAGAACCTGAAAAGTACCAGCGGATACTACAGAGTCTAATTTTTAGAGCACAACAG AGCAACAATGAAAAGCTGTTGGAAAATCCATACCTCCAGATCCGCGGCATTATTCAACTTTCGAGTGATCTTGGAACAAG TCTCAGCCTTATTGAAGTATAG